In Phaseolus vulgaris cultivar G19833 chromosome 10, P. vulgaris v2.0, whole genome shotgun sequence, a single genomic region encodes these proteins:
- the LOC137819101 gene encoding receptor protein kinase-like protein ZAR1: MPHSLFLFDFLLLIFQVLFSFIPALSLSSDGLALLALKSAVDQPSSAFSDWNDGDVTPCAWSGIVCANISGEEDPRVVGISLAGKFISGYLPSELGTLRFLRRLNLHDNAFSGVLPAQLGNATALHSLFLHRNNLSGPIPRSLCTLPRLQNLDLSENAFSGHIPDHLGNCKNLQRLIVAGNRFSGEIPAGVWPELQNLLQLDLSANELTGSIPDEIGTLVSLSGTLNLSFNHLSGKIPASLGKLPATVSFDFKSNNLSGEIPQTGSFSNQGPTAFLGNPNLCGFPLRKSCSGSDRDFSPGSDQNKPVNRPKGLSPGLIILISAADAAVVAFIGLVIVYVYWKNKDNENGCSCIRRRKFGEEKGSVCVCGGFPCVTGDKSDDDEDYEVEGAEGEGEGEGELVRIDKGLSFELDELLRASAYVLGKSGLGIVYKVVLGNGVPVAVRRLGEGGEQRYKEFAAEVMAIGKVKHPNVVRLRAYYWAHDEKLLISDFISNGNLTHALRGRNGQPSTNLSWSTRLKIAKGTARGLAYLHECSPRKFVHADIKPSNILLDNNFQPYISDFGLNRLISITGNNPSTGGFMGGALPYMKSSQKERTNNYKAPEAGVPGCRPTQKWDVYSFGVVLLEILTGRSPESSPTTSTSMEVPDLVRWVRKGFDQESPLSEMVDPSLLQEVRVKKEVLAVFHVALACTEGDPEVRPRMKTVSENLDKIGS, encoded by the exons ATGCCACATTCTCTGTTTCTCTTTGACTTTCTGCTTCTCATATTCCAAGTTTTGTTCAGTTTCATTCCCgcgctttctctctcctctgACGGCCTCGCGCTTCTCGCTCTAAAGTCCGCCGTCGACCAGCCCTCCTCCGCCTTCTCCGACTGGAACGACGGCGACGTCACGCCCTGCGCCTGGTCAGGAATCGTTTGTGCCAATATCTCCGGCGAGGAGGATCCCCGCGTGGTAGGAATCTCCCTCGCCGGAAAATTCATCTCCGGCTACCTTCCATCGGAGCTCGGCACGCTGCGGTTCCTCCGCCGACTCAACCTCCACGACAATGCCTTCTCCGGCGTCCTCCCGGCGCAGCTCGGCAACGCCACCGCACTCCACAGCCTGTTCCTCCACCGCAACAACCTCTCCGGCCCCATACCCCGGTCCCTCTGTACCCTACCGCGCCTCCAAAATCTCGACCTCTCCGAAAACGCATTCTCCGGCCACATCCCCGACCACCTCGGAAACTGCAAGAACCTCCAGCGCCTCATCGTCGCCGGCAACAGATTCTCGGGCGAGATTCCCGCCGGTGTGTGGCCGGAACTTCAGAACCTCCTCCAACTCGACCTCTCCGCGAACGAGTTAACCGGTTCAATCCCTGACGAAATCGGAACCCTAGTTTCCCTCTCTGGCACGCTCAACCTCTCCTTCAACCATCTCTCCGGTAAGATTCCGGCGTCGCTGGGAAAATTACCGGCGACGGTGAGCTTCGATTTCAAAAGCAACAATCTCAGCGGCGAAATTCCCCAAACGGGGTCGTTTTCAAACCAAGGTCCCACGGCGTTCCTTGGAAATCCTAACCTATGTGGGTTTCCTCTTAGAAAATCATGTTCCGGTTCCGACCGGGATTTTTCTCCTGGTTCGGATCAAAACAAACCGGTTAACCGGCCAAAGGGGTTGAGCCCCggtttaattattttgatctccgCGGCTGATGCTGCTGTTGTGGCCTTCATTGGGCTTGTGATTGTTTATGTCTATTGGAAGAACAAAGATAATGAGAATGGTTGTAGTTGCATTAGGAGAAGAAAGTTTGGCGAAGAGAAAgggagtgtgtgtgtgtgtggtgGATTCCCATGTGTTACTGGGGACAAaagtgatgatgatgaagattaTGAGGTGGAGGGGGCTGAGGGAGAGGGTGAGGGGGAAGGGGAATTGGTGAGGATTGATAAGGGATTGAGTTTTGAACTTGATGAGTTGTTGAGGGCCTCTGCTTATGTGTTGGGGAAGAGTGGGTTGGGGATTGTGTATAAGGTGGTGTTGGGGAATGGGGTGCCTGTGGCTGTAAGGAGGCTGGGGGAGGGAGGGGAACAGAGGTATAAGGAGTTTGCTGCAGAGGTTATGGCCATTGGGAAGGTCAAGCACCCTAATGTTGTAAGGTTGAGGGCTTACTATTGGGCACATGATGAGAAACTTCTCATCAGTGATTTCATCTCCAATGGCAATCTGACACATGCCCTTAGAG GGAGAAATGGGCAACCATCTACAAATCTTTCATGGTCCACCAGGCTGAAAATCGCAAAAGGAACAGCGAGGGGCTTGGCGTATCTCCACGAATGCAGTCCAAGAAAGTTCGTCCATGCTGACATCAAACCCTCCAACATCCTACTTGACAACAACTTCCAACCCTACATTTCCGACTTCGGCCTAAACCGTCTGATCAGCATCACCGGCAACAACCCCTCCACCGGTGGATTCATGGGTGGAGCTCTTCCTTACATGAAGTCTTCACAGAAAGAGAGAACCAACAATTACAAAGCCCCTGAGGCTGGTGTCCCTGGCTGCAGGCCCACCCAGAAATGGGACGTGTACTCATTTGGAGTTGTGTTGCTTGAAATACTAACTGGGAGGTCACCAGAATCATCTCCTACCACATCAACTTCCATGGAAGTCCCTGACTTGGTAAGGTGGGTGAGGAAAGGGTTCGATCAAGAAAGCCCGTTATCTGAGATGGTTGATCCATCGCTGCTCCAAGAAGTGCGTGTTAAGAAAGAGGTGCTGGCGGTGTTTCATGTAGCTTTGGCTTGCACTGAAGGAGACCCTGAGGTTCGGCCAAGGATGAAAACTGTCTCTGAAAATCTTGATAAGATTGGAAGTTAA